The genomic segment CGCACTGAATAGATGGCCTTCTCCAACATGGTTGCCCAGGCTTCGTCCTCCTTCCCTTCAGAAGTCGCCTGTCCATGGGCTCCgctcctctgccctcctctccGACTACCAGAGCGTGGTTTCAGCTCTGGGCTTTCAGGAGCCAGCTCTGGATAGTGGTAGCGGTCAATGTGGCCACGCATGCAGAGCAACCGCGGCAGTTTCTGGAGGAAGAGATTACGAACCCACGGCGACATGGGGTGGTAGGTGGCTGAGGAGCGGTGGTGGACGTTGATGACAAAGACGGTGACGATGATTGACAGGGTGACAAAGATCATGATGAAGAGCAGGTACTCTCCAATGAGCGGGATCACCTTGGAGGAAGAAGGGATGATCTCCTCTATGACCAGGAGGAACACAGTGAGCGACACAAGGACAGAGGTAGAAAGTGAGAGCTTCTCTCCTTCATCTGAGGGAAGGTAAAACACCAAGACAGTGAGAAAGGACAAACCCAAACACGGGATGATGAGGAAGAGTGTGTAGAACAGCGGTAGCCTCTTCAGAATAAAGGAATACGTAATGAAGGGGTATGAGTACAAGCCGTCCTTCCGGTTCCCTCTAGCACCAGTGGCACTTAGGATCTCCCACTCCCCGTTATCGAAGAAGTCCTTCCGATCTACCTGGTTGTCCATCAGAACCAGGTCCACCATGTTGCCATCATAGGTCCAGGATCCAAACTTCATGGAGCAGTTCTGGCGGTCGAAAGGGAAGAAGGTGACATCCATGGTGCAGGCAGATTTGTAACTTGCAGGAGGCGTCCAGGTGATGGTACCGTTGAACTTGACAATGGCTTTGGTCATCAGAGAGCCCTCAAACCGCCCATCAGCACTGAAGAGACACGGAGCAAAAGTCAAGTCTTTCTCATCAGAATCACATTTACAGAATCTCTGtatctgtattattttattgtattcatATTGGTCATGTCGATGTTTTGTAAAAAAGCACTCTCTGACATTTAAGAAAGGTGGTATatacatttcttcttcttttaatattaatatcaacaataactaacaattttttttttttaaagaaagttaATAAGAGTGGACAAGAGTAGCACTTCTAATCATAGCTCAGTATAACACGACACTATTATAGTTGTTACAAACATGTAGATTTTGGttacaatttgaaaattaaatatgaattaaaaatcaacatacaaacaatgtatttttcCCTCTGTTAAGATAATTAATACTTCCCCAGATATCAAATGTtgttcattaacatttaaatcatttgaaattGAACTCAGAGCGGTCTTACTTCTCATAGAGGACGATGTCTGggagccagatattttcagAGGGAACTCTGATGGAGGTGATTCCTCCGTATTTCTCTGGATTCCATCGCAGCTTATAATCGATCCACTCCTGGTAAATAGACACAGGACACAGGGTGCTGTATCATTGTACCtatataaaatatgtagaaATACTAATTTTTAGTATGAATTTATTGGGATGAAAACGGATTATTCATCTTGCCACTGCACTTTTCCCAGTgttattctttttatattgtcCAAGACCTGTCTTTATCTAATCTGgcattaaataataatgttactagataatgtagaaaaaaatgcactttttttgctttgatgaACAAATATTACCTTGTGTCTTCTTATTGACCTTTCGATTCAAGTGATAAGATTTCTTGTAACCATGTAGACTCAATTTGTTCTTGCTGCTTGCTTACCTGACAAAGCCAAACATTAGTTGTCATGAGCTGGTTCTTCTCATcctaaatacagaaaaagacaacagacaaaaagtcatgtttaaaaagggggagaaaaaataaaagataaatgtgtCCAGGTTAATGGCCCAAATAATGATCAAAATGCAGAAGGGTTTTAACTTATCTAAAATTCACAACAAGGGGCTGAAACCTGCCATCAGTCCGAAACTGACTGACAAGTCTTTAACTTAATGGAccacaataattaaaaagtaaatataagtCATTTCTATTTTCGAATGCTGTAAAAACTTCAGTAATATTTGTCACTGTTACCTAatggttttttctttattttctaatcTCTGACATCTCCCACTTTAGATTTACATTGATATAGATAGTAAACATGCAAACATCAGTAGCCCAAGATtatctaaattaaaatgatcatttacgtttaaatgaatacattaatcTGTactgacaaaaagaacaaaagataaAGATCTCCTGCATTTTTAGGGCTGTATGCGATGTAACTTGTTTACAGCACGTGCCATTTCTGATCTGGACGTTCCATCAAAGCATCAGATGGGATTTGTGGACTAGATGAGAAGCTTGGTTGGAAGTAAACTAAAtcatcctttccttttccatgaAATCAGACAGAATCTCATTTACCTGTCTCTGCCACTTCCTtagcaaacaagaaaaagaaaatataaaaccgGAGGTGGGTGCAGTGGACCAAGCTGAAGCAATATAAATACAGCAAGACTTAAATAGAGTAAGACAGGAATAACAGGGATAGACAGATGGAGAGTGGTAAACACAGTCTTGTTTCCACATCACCAGAGTTTGAGATGTAGACCTGAGACCGAGAAGAAAAGACTGGAGAGAGATGAACCAGgcaaaagtgaaagagagagacatattCAAAGGTGTAGCTGCTCAATGTATCCAGACCCGTCCGCGACTGTCAGAGTGAGTTGGATATTTTGGTCATCACACAAAGCAGAGGTGAACCATAATCTAATACAGAGACATGCAGCAGCCCAGAAAGACCCGTGGGACAATGTAGGCGAGCTGCCATATCTCTGGTTAGCTCTATTGCCCTCTCTCTGTACCAAAATCCAACAGATCACCAACTTAAATCTTTCTTCTCTGCAGAAGCACAAAGGGGCATTGTTTAATTCATCTTCTTCATCCTTGCACCGGCACATGCGTCGGGTGGAAAGATGAAGTGTTAAATCTAAACCGGGCGAGATGAATATTTCAAGCCAAGAAGAGTGGTTCCTCCATTAGcattctcctttttctcctcttgaaCACCTAAACCATCTCAACCTATCACAGCAAGcttctgaaatattaaaggaaCATCCCAGAGAGAGGGTGACTGTGTGGATGTAGATATGAAGAGTTTTCCAGGTCTATTTCAGTACCATGGAAAGCTCCTCGCTGTGACGCCGCAGCTGTTTGGTTTCGGCACCATGGACAGTTACACTGCTGAAAGAACAATAACAAAGCATGAACCAACCCCACCTAACTTTTGTTCTCGGTTCAGAAAGATAATTTGTTCTTGTTGAGGCAAGTTCAGACTTGCCTTTGGTTTTTGcagttaaaggataaggctggcaatattctatatttttctccaagtcaacaaatcccataaaaaagaccaaaactaacaatcCGACTTCACCACTACGTCTATGGCTCTCAGTCCCAAGCCCACTGATTCCTAATGAAGGCGTAAATCCTTAAAAAATAGGTCAcgaatatatacatatatataatatcatcatgttttaaataacagtatattccattttaaaaggctaactgatttcctaaaacagctgagCCCAGCAGTGACTAGTAAATGTTAGGCAGGACTAAATTGTTCATTTGTTGGGGGCTATTTGCAGATCTGGTGCACTAGCAAGTCATTTCTGACAGCaccttaaattaaaaattaaaaattgtgcAGTTTGAGGGTTTTGTGTAAAACtcaatgtactgtatgcttGTAATGATGGAACCACTCGCGGGGCCAGTGGTTTTGGAGACCCTGTTAGGTCTTGGTTTAGGTCAAGGTAAGGGTTATGGCTTAGTTGTACAGGTACTATTGGAATAAGGGGTTGGAAATGAATGAAGACAATGAATATCTTAATGAAAACAGAAGTGCGTagatatgtttttgtgtgtgtttgtgcgttcaTCCTCACCACATCAACCAGCTGGGAGATTTTGAGCCCAAAGCGTACTTTAACAGTGTCGTTGGCACGCTGGATTGGTCTGACCCAGCGCTGGTAGCCTTGGAAAAGGTTCTTAAGGAGGGCGTCCTCCATCTCTGCCAAGGACACAAACTCACTTGGACCTGGGATAAGAAGGTGGAGCGTGGATTAACGACCATTCATTGTTACAGTGCTTTGTGCTATTGCAACTATGTCCGTCTTCCACCAGTAACACCCTACTGCTGCCATTTCAGAGTGGTGAAAATAAAGAactaaaagtaatgaattacTTGATAATTAATTTAGGTGACTATATTCATGGTACATTTAAAAGGTTAGTGATGCTACTGTTGCTTAAGTTGATCTTTGGAGAATTTCGCACTCGGCTACTTTTTGAAAGGCACAGCTGAAGAGTAACCGTGGGGTTGTTTTGGCAGAAGCATCAGTGAGACACTAAAGTGTACTTCAATTTGAACATTCACACTGCTTTCTTACAAAGATGGTTACAACGTAGTGCAGCACCAGTAACATACATTAATAGCGAATTATTGTTAGAGCATTGTCATAGTGAAATTGTTGCACTCAGTATGGCCCTTAAACGGagactatacagtatatgcccTCTCCCTGGCAAATCACAGATGTTAGTGCTTCAGTCCTCCAGTTGTGTATAGAGGCAGGTATTTtggattatatatatatatattggacTACAAGAGAGAATGAGCGAAGCCCGATACTGCTCTGCTGTCACAAATGAAGGGGGAGGGGCAGCGATAATATAACTGTGTCCAGAAGCCGGGCAGTCAGCACATCAGTCAGCCTGAGGCGATATGAGGTCTCTGAAGGCACAGAGACAATAATATTGACAAGAGACAGCCATAATGTCAGAAACAGGGGACGTGAAGTTCAAGAGCTAATGTGTGTGgcgagggagaggaaggaagagtgTTCAATCACTCACTGgtgaataaatgtaaagtatCCACCAAGCCAACGTTAATGGGCATTTCAGTCCCATCGGGTCACCTCTGTCTGTGCTTTCAAGGACTCGGTGAGGGGGGCAGAGAGCTGGACAGAGACATCCGACACCTGTGTTCCCGTTTGTCTGACGACTAGTCGACTTCAACAGAAACAGAGTTGGGCCACAACACATTACTGTTGGACTTATATACTGGAAGACTTACTGAGGCTGATTCAAATCTCATCTGGTTGATGCAGGGGTGCAGTGAAGTGTGTTGAAATAGCTGATCCCATAAATCTGATTACATTTGTTAGATCCAGATTGGGTATTTCTATTTCATTCTTGTCATTTAATTACatagccagaaaaaaaaaaagagttaaataGCAAATAGCCCAATCCTCCTTTTTTTATGGAGCAAAATGAGAATAGCAGACTTGAACGGAGACATGTGGAAAGTAAACACTAATGCAGTAAAACACTGCTGCAAGGTAAGAACAACAGCCTACTTTTTGGACAAGCAATAAATGAGCAGGTGGTACTTTTTGTTTGAAGAGGTCATCAGAGGTTGATTTGGATGAGTTGACTTAAATCTGTATCAGACATGCACGTTGCACCACATGGTCCGTCTGATGTGATCCTGTCGCTTTGTTTTCTCAAAAGAAGCGAAACTGTATTGGATAAGTATACTCAGATATATTGAGAAAAGATACATATATTGAGTTTCCTTACCGGCGATGTTGGCGAGGGACAGCGGGTAGGACACCcacgggaggaggaggaggaggaggaccgcCAACTTCATGATGACGGTGTCCTGGTCCGGGGCTGGGCGCTCCTGGAGCCTCCCGTCACTATCGGCCGCTGAGCCGGAGAGGACCGCTGCACACGCACCGAAATGGCAGAGACGCCGAGGTTCCCATTAGCAGAGCACAATGCCACGCGGAAAAGGAGCCCTCCGCCGCCGCCGTTGAACAGAGGGCAGGGACCCGCTGGGAGGGCGCATGTGGCCGGTGTCCGGAGCCTGCACTGTGACTCCGGTCGGGACGTCACGGGGAGCGGCGGTCAGCCGGGCGGctctctggaggaggaggaggaagaggaggaggaggagggaggggaaggaaggATGCCGGGGTGGGGCAGAGGCGTGGAGTTGAAAAACCACTCTGAACCATAAAGCAAGTTTCATTCTTGTCTCTGCTCAGTAAAGAGTTTTGTTACCGACTAGAacgtaaataaaaaaacaccgGTATGATATTACGAGAAGACACTTTAAGTCGTGACCTTGTCATTTGAAATATCTACagcatttgcacatttttaccAAAGTTCTAGAGAAAAccaatttttacatttgtaaaatcagcaaaataCAATTGGGATGTGTCGTAATTACAGTGGCGTCTGGCAAAGGCTGGATGTTATGCGACATATGCAGAGTAAGAGAGGGACAGGTCAGCCGTGTATCCCACTGTGCGTGTCACTGTCGCTGCTCGTCCACTGGAGAGCGCTAATAGGAACACTCAGCATGGACATCACTCTATTAGAGATTGGTTGACAGCACATTGGTATTTATGTTGGTAGCCCAACTATCTAATGGTGCAAGGCTTCACTTTAACCTGTTATTTGGAGATTACAGAGCAGGAATGTCATGGAAAATCACTGTAGTATCCCAACTGGAGCTCGCGATTGTGTTCAAGTGTCTTACCGTGTCAGGTTTATGGCGTAAGTGTATTCATTTACCAATCAAAATATAAAGcgtttttgtcaaaaatactttttcaaaagcaaattcTCCATGATACCAATCAGAGAAAAGTCTGAATATTGAATTAAGGAGGCAGAATGGATATTGAGCACTGGAACAAAAACACCATGTGTAAGTAGCCGCAGGTTGATTGACCAACTGCTGCATCACAGAGGGAAGATAGAAATGATTATTAATCATCAATTATTTAATACTTCgatcatgtttttttatctACAAAAGCCACTGGGAGTTTTATTAGAGCTCTCAcaagaaagatggaaaaggaaagaaaaaaaaaggaaaggcaagtcagggaaaggaaaggaaaggtcttactcacacaaaaacagagagatgggaagaaggagaagaatgGAATAAGAATGAGAAATAGAGAGCTTAGAGCAACATCAACTCATTAATATCTCTCCAAATAAACATACACTGATGGTGGTGGTAGAGGTGGTGTACAGCAGCtggaaacaacaacacaactgCAAAATCTGTACTGTGCTACCAGCTGACTTCTCAGAGGGTGTGAAAAAGGCTTAGTTGAGGTGGGAAATAAGCTCTTGGTAGATATAAACCCGTTTCACAGTTTGGCTGTGCATCAAGTTTGGGATGTGGAACACCTTTGATAGTCAGAATGTTTTTCCaggtttatgtttatgtttatgtaacTGTTGATGACAGGGAGTATTAGGGTTAGTGCCTTGATGGCAATACAGATGTGGTCTTTGGAATGAAAACCTGTCCTCTTCGCCCAGGGTTTAACTTGCAGTGTAGGTACACTCTAAAAGGACAAC from the Xiphias gladius isolate SHS-SW01 ecotype Sanya breed wild chromosome 23, ASM1685928v1, whole genome shotgun sequence genome contains:
- the LOC120785728 gene encoding neuronal acetylcholine receptor subunit non-alpha-3-like; the protein is MKLAVLLLLLLPWVSYPLSLANIAGPSEFVSLAEMEDALLKNLFQGYQRWVRPIQRANDTVKVRFGLKISQLVDVDEKNQLMTTNVWLCQEWIDYKLRWNPEKYGGITSIRVPSENIWLPDIVLYENADGRFEGSLMTKAIVKFNGTITWTPPASYKSACTMDVTFFPFDRQNCSMKFGSWTYDGNMVDLVLMDNQVDRKDFFDNGEWEILSATGARGNRKDGLYSYPFITYSFILKRLPLFYTLFLIIPCLGLSFLTVLVFYLPSDEGEKLSLSTSVLVSLTVFLLVIEEIIPSSSKVIPLIGEYLLFIMIFVTLSIIVTVFVINVHHRSSATYHPMSPWVRNLFLQKLPRLLCMRGHIDRYHYPELAPESPELKPRSGSRRGGQRSGAHGQATSEGKEDEAWATMLEKAIYSVRYISRHIRKEHFIREVVQDWKFVAQVLDRIFLWAFLTVSVLGTILIFTPALQMFLKVPPPTASEDPTSN